The Kordia sp. SMS9 genome window below encodes:
- a CDS encoding KedN5 family methylcobalamin-dependent radical SAM C-methyltransferase, with product MKKTKVALVHKGIWDMELLSMPLACGYIKAYAYQYQEIEDEFDIQIFNYGGGQETLNMIHDIVYGYKPDILAFSVYGWNYFVFGRVAETFKMVHPKGLVIMGGVHVAKQGDKVFTEYPHVDIIVNGEGEKTFTDLLKAYKEDGNCKKESINSISYRDELDKIITTKANDRMKDLNEIPSPFLTGAIPMLDEKGNFLYDAVTMESNRGCPYNCSFCYWGGATGAKLYRFDMDRIKDELTFFAKLKVENIALADANFGMIKEDEEIMDHIIYLNKTYGYPTNLFPSWAKNKGKIFYNIVKKVKDAGFATDFTLALQTLDDKTIELAQRKNMKINAFEDLCKFLDDQNMNSYAELIWQLPGETYDSFLEGYDKTAAYTSRIATYNTLLLPNTEYYENREKYGFVTFKNEYYDYESILSTNTMSYEDNVKMHHFLFWARLGAELMFFRNIFNPLRVFLNITQSKVLLDLNDFISNRDDDFSNGINNLKMDIVSTLDVTRISKPIRYLYTHEDTKSVMREWWQSFLERKIPKEHQHFFSQLYIYDEMTRAIHKTTAEREGLETFQSGDFVYYVSKEVIFNYDFQQIIIDLKAKKEIGFLEKGPDAKLTLYHRTGFENYIDNHEIVLRYTGKTESQVLEEQGINETTDHHFHVVGLPERA from the coding sequence ATGAAAAAAACAAAAGTAGCACTTGTACACAAAGGAATATGGGATATGGAATTGTTAAGTATGCCACTCGCCTGTGGATATATTAAAGCATACGCGTATCAATACCAAGAAATAGAAGACGAATTTGATATTCAAATTTTCAATTATGGAGGAGGACAAGAAACTTTGAATATGATACATGATATTGTATACGGATACAAACCAGATATTTTAGCTTTCTCAGTGTATGGATGGAATTATTTTGTTTTTGGAAGAGTTGCAGAAACTTTTAAAATGGTGCATCCTAAAGGTCTCGTTATTATGGGAGGAGTACATGTTGCAAAACAGGGAGATAAAGTCTTTACAGAGTATCCGCATGTAGATATAATTGTCAACGGAGAAGGAGAAAAAACATTTACAGACTTACTCAAAGCCTATAAAGAAGATGGAAACTGCAAAAAAGAATCCATTAATAGCATCTCATACAGAGACGAATTAGACAAAATCATTACAACTAAGGCAAATGATCGAATGAAAGATCTGAACGAAATTCCTTCACCCTTCTTAACAGGAGCCATTCCTATGCTAGATGAGAAAGGAAATTTCTTATATGATGCTGTTACAATGGAAAGCAATAGAGGCTGTCCGTACAACTGTTCTTTTTGTTATTGGGGAGGTGCAACAGGAGCCAAATTGTATCGTTTTGATATGGATCGAATCAAAGACGAGTTAACCTTTTTTGCTAAATTAAAAGTGGAGAATATTGCTTTGGCAGATGCAAACTTTGGAATGATAAAAGAAGATGAAGAGATTATGGATCACATTATTTACTTGAATAAAACCTATGGATATCCAACCAATTTATTTCCATCATGGGCTAAAAATAAAGGAAAAATATTCTACAATATTGTGAAGAAAGTAAAAGATGCTGGATTTGCAACCGACTTTACTTTGGCACTACAAACACTCGATGACAAAACCATTGAGTTAGCGCAAAGAAAGAATATGAAGATCAATGCCTTTGAAGATTTATGTAAATTTCTAGACGATCAAAATATGAACTCTTATGCGGAACTTATTTGGCAACTTCCTGGAGAAACGTACGATTCCTTTTTAGAAGGATATGATAAAACGGCTGCCTATACATCCAGAATAGCAACATATAATACATTACTTTTACCAAATACAGAGTATTATGAAAATAGAGAAAAATACGGTTTCGTAACTTTCAAAAATGAATATTACGATTACGAATCTATTCTGTCAACAAATACCATGTCGTATGAAGACAATGTTAAGATGCACCACTTTTTATTTTGGGCACGATTGGGAGCAGAGTTGATGTTTTTTAGAAATATTTTCAACCCACTACGTGTCTTTCTAAACATTACACAATCTAAGGTATTGCTCGACTTGAATGATTTTATAAGCAATCGGGATGACGATTTTTCAAACGGAATCAACAATTTAAAGATGGACATTGTAAGCACTTTAGACGTAACGAGAATTAGCAAACCCATTCGTTATTTATACACACATGAAGATACCAAATCTGTCATGAGAGAATGGTGGCAAAGTTTCTTAGAGCGCAAAATACCAAAAGAACATCAGCATTTTTTCTCTCAGCTATACATTTATGATGAAATGACCAGAGCCATTCACAAAACAACCGCAGAAAGAGAAGGATTAGAAACCTTTCAAAGTGGAGATTTCGTTTATTATGTAAGTAAAGAAGTTATTTTTAACTATGATTTTCAACAAATTATTATCGACTTAAAAGCCAAAAAAGAAATTGGATTTTTAGAAAAAGGACCTGATGCCAAATTAACCTTATACCACAGAACAGGTTTTGAGAATTATATAGATAATCATGAAATTGTTTTACGATATACCGGAAAAACAGAAAGTCAAGTATTAGAGGAGCAAGGAATTAACGAGACAACCGATCACCATTTCCACGTAGTTGGATTACCAGAAAGAGCATAA
- a CDS encoding flavodoxin family protein, which yields MIVVVYHSKTGSNKEIAETIYSFIQKKGVEVHIISVEEVENNWKLISDAKGLILGCPTYFGGISSDFKKFMEKSSVFFPSQRWKDKYVTAFTCSGAPSGDKLGTLLQLFLYACQQGMIWVGLGTGYTNSKSEINRLGSWVGLMAQTTDDGKSKVYASDLKTAELLAERMINIIEKK from the coding sequence ATGATTGTTGTTGTATATCATTCTAAAACAGGAAGCAACAAAGAAATTGCTGAAACAATATATTCATTTATTCAAAAAAAAGGAGTTGAGGTTCATATAATTTCTGTTGAAGAAGTAGAAAATAACTGGAAACTAATCTCCGATGCCAAAGGATTAATTTTAGGATGTCCTACTTATTTTGGAGGAATTTCGTCGGACTTCAAAAAATTTATGGAAAAAAGTTCTGTATTCTTTCCTTCTCAACGGTGGAAAGACAAATATGTAACTGCTTTTACATGTTCAGGAGCACCAAGTGGCGATAAACTTGGAACCTTACTTCAATTATTCTTGTATGCGTGTCAACAAGGAATGATTTGGGTTGGTTTAGGGACAGGATATACAAACTCCAAGAGCGAAATTAATAGACTTGGTTCTTGGGTAGGACTGATGGCGCAGACTACTGATGACGGTAAATCAAAAGTATATGCGTCAGATTTAAAGACTGCTGAATTACTAGCAGAAAGAATGATTAACATTATAGAAAAAAAATAG
- a CDS encoding serine O-acetyltransferase: MRHSDEYGYSEIDIPFLTNMNDKKSINKEKVIDDILQVLDTFCKPVHIQISKLELHELSEVILEDLKARVEQDPIALNDQFIYSLSKSFKVIFYYRIANFLFYLEEQDENLLHKFCAFKISEYAAVTCAIEIHPEAKIGKRFVIDHGINTLIGATSIIGDDCTLLQNVVLGARKITFNKKGKRHPTIGNNVYISGGVRLLGPIHIGDHVMIYPDCIVTDDIPDYSKIKLQKKHLVITKNQKVMDNKNHKKTI, from the coding sequence ATGAGGCATAGTGATGAATATGGATATTCAGAAATAGATATCCCTTTTTTAACTAATATGAATGATAAAAAATCAATTAACAAGGAAAAAGTTATAGATGATATTTTGCAAGTGTTAGATACGTTTTGTAAACCTGTACACATTCAAATATCAAAACTTGAACTTCATGAATTATCGGAGGTAATTTTAGAAGATTTAAAAGCGCGTGTCGAACAAGATCCAATCGCATTAAATGACCAGTTTATCTATTCATTATCGAAGTCTTTTAAAGTGATTTTTTATTATCGAATAGCAAATTTTCTTTTCTATTTAGAGGAACAAGATGAAAATTTACTTCACAAATTTTGCGCTTTCAAAATATCGGAATATGCTGCAGTTACTTGTGCCATAGAAATTCACCCTGAAGCGAAAATAGGAAAACGATTTGTGATTGATCATGGTATTAATACATTGATTGGTGCCACCTCTATCATTGGTGATGATTGTACTTTATTACAAAATGTAGTATTAGGCGCTCGAAAAATAACATTTAACAAAAAAGGAAAAAGGCATCCCACAATTGGCAATAATGTGTATATTTCTGGTGGTGTACGTTTATTAGGTCCTATTCATATCGGAGACCATGTAATGATTTATCCAGACTGCATTGTAACTGATGATATTCCAGATTACTCTAAAATTAAATTACAAAAGAAGCACTTAGTCATTACCAAGAATCAAAAAGTAATGGACAATAAAAACCATAAAAAAACCATATAG
- a CDS encoding MbtH family NRPS accessory protein, whose protein sequence is MEETLYSVVVNSEKQYSIWNTDKSLPIGWEEEGTKGTKEDCLEHIKTIWSDIRPKSLMDYIERQIPKKKVVITQDQKDKHLEAIDTYKKRYSAGLDTWSGMDYLKKGIQIFFNDYTSLPSKDVFEIGIGTGRSSETVLELGHSLTGIDVIENDNWSILKEKYGEKFHAFVGDFTEYTRSKKYDIVLDNGCLHHFEPEYYEITFHQIHHLLKSKGWFYLAVFKEDDTSVEEGRVEYIDGGKRRCKYFTKKEIAALFDHYGFTLKDTQEVSRSYDSLMTMLCIAQKQS, encoded by the coding sequence ATGGAAGAAACATTATATTCAGTAGTAGTAAATAGCGAAAAACAATATTCCATCTGGAATACAGACAAATCCCTCCCAATTGGATGGGAAGAAGAAGGAACCAAAGGTACCAAAGAAGACTGTTTAGAGCATATCAAAACCATTTGGTCTGACATTAGGCCAAAAAGTTTAATGGATTATATAGAACGTCAAATCCCCAAAAAGAAAGTTGTCATTACGCAAGATCAAAAAGACAAACATTTAGAGGCGATAGACACCTATAAAAAACGGTATTCTGCTGGGTTGGATACTTGGAGCGGCATGGACTATTTGAAAAAGGGAATTCAAATTTTCTTCAATGATTATACTTCATTACCAAGTAAAGATGTCTTTGAAATAGGAATTGGAACAGGACGTTCTTCTGAAACTGTTTTAGAATTAGGACATAGTCTGACAGGAATTGATGTTATTGAAAATGACAATTGGTCTATTCTAAAAGAAAAATATGGAGAAAAGTTTCATGCTTTTGTAGGAGACTTTACGGAATACACGAGGAGTAAAAAGTACGATATTGTTTTAGATAATGGATGTTTGCATCATTTTGAACCAGAATATTATGAAATAACCTTCCATCAAATCCATCATCTTCTAAAATCAAAAGGATGGTTTTATTTAGCCGTATTTAAAGAAGATGATACCTCAGTAGAAGAAGGTCGTGTAGAATATATTGATGGAGGAAAAAGAAGATGTAAATACTTTACAAAAAAGGAAATTGCTGCCTTATTTGATCATTATGGCTTCACCTTAAAAGATACACAAGAAGTATCAAGAAGTTACGATAGCCTAATGACAATGCTTTGTATAGCACAAAAACAATCTTAA
- a CDS encoding cyclic peptide export ABC transporter: MIKISKKSIILYSVLGIISGLSSFFFIALTNSVINLSIANRMPKEHNYLLYFSITIVLFFVIRRLLSEGIIELSQKLFWDIRKSITKSILKAPYLKVFLLKDEIYAALTSDVGSITNASLVIVRLVTSIILVLTCFIYMYDLSPVYFLISLGCIFLGILIYFRNSKTSNKDFKRVRNLEQDFMRVFNSVLHGNKEIKVNPQKGDDLYEWALSPIVIEGEQRNKKALVGYLNSQLVSQILFYIIIVVILIISGNYFDISLGIQVSFVFALLYLLGPIVNIMLSIPTLNVAYISLRKLKKLKEKLQYDESEVNLPKLLENDEEFKKIEFIGYQYQYEDNSFSLGPIDFSITAGEIIFIYGGNGSGKTTFINTLLSLYTPNAGSIVLNEKLIDQNPKSIRQLFTPVFNDFYLFDAFYGIENIDTEKIQMLLELFELDKKVTLKDNKFSSTNLSTGQRKRLALITAIIEDRPILVLDEWAADQDPEFRKKFYTEIIHWIVKHERKTIFAITHDDNYYNEADRLFQMNYGTLNQVSTQKKITKK, translated from the coding sequence ATGATAAAAATTTCTAAAAAAAGCATCATATTATATTCTGTTTTAGGAATCATATCAGGGCTTTCAAGTTTCTTCTTTATCGCTTTAACAAATAGTGTTATCAACCTTTCTATTGCAAATAGAATGCCTAAAGAACATAACTATTTGCTTTATTTTTCAATAACTATTGTGTTGTTTTTTGTAATAAGAAGGCTCTTGTCAGAGGGAATTATAGAACTATCTCAAAAATTATTTTGGGATATTAGAAAAAGTATTACCAAAAGTATTTTGAAAGCACCTTACTTAAAAGTTTTTTTACTCAAAGATGAAATCTATGCAGCACTCACTTCAGATGTGGGCAGTATTACCAACGCATCCTTAGTCATTGTTAGATTAGTTACCTCTATCATTCTAGTTCTTACTTGTTTCATCTACATGTATGATTTATCTCCTGTATATTTTTTAATAAGTCTAGGCTGTATTTTTCTAGGAATACTCATTTATTTTAGAAATTCAAAAACAAGCAATAAAGATTTTAAACGTGTTAGAAATCTCGAGCAAGACTTTATGCGAGTTTTCAATAGTGTGCTCCATGGAAATAAAGAAATAAAAGTGAATCCTCAAAAGGGTGACGATTTGTATGAATGGGCATTATCTCCAATTGTTATAGAAGGTGAGCAAAGAAATAAAAAAGCTTTAGTAGGCTATCTAAATAGTCAATTAGTCAGTCAAATACTCTTTTATATCATTATTGTAGTTATTTTAATTATTTCAGGAAATTACTTTGATATTTCCTTGGGAATTCAAGTGAGTTTTGTATTTGCATTGCTGTATTTGCTTGGTCCAATAGTGAATATCATGTTGAGCATTCCTACGTTAAATGTTGCATACATTTCTCTTAGGAAACTTAAAAAGCTTAAAGAAAAGTTACAATATGATGAAAGCGAAGTCAACTTACCTAAGCTATTGGAGAACGATGAGGAATTTAAGAAAATTGAATTTATAGGGTATCAATATCAATACGAAGATAATTCCTTTTCACTTGGTCCTATAGATTTCTCCATAACTGCGGGAGAGATTATTTTTATTTATGGCGGAAATGGTTCTGGAAAAACCACCTTTATCAACACATTATTAAGTCTGTACACTCCAAATGCTGGAAGTATTGTATTGAATGAAAAATTAATCGATCAAAATCCAAAGTCAATCAGACAATTATTTACTCCAGTTTTCAATGATTTCTATCTTTTTGATGCTTTTTATGGAATTGAAAACATTGATACTGAAAAAATCCAAATGCTTCTTGAGTTATTTGAATTGGACAAAAAAGTGACCTTAAAAGATAATAAATTTTCCTCCACAAACTTATCAACTGGGCAGCGAAAAAGATTGGCCTTAATTACTGCAATCATAGAAGACCGTCCCATATTAGTATTAGATGAATGGGCAGCTGACCAAGATCCAGAGTTTCGAAAAAAATTCTATACAGAAATCATTCACTGGATCGTAAAACACGAAAGAAAAACCATTTTTGCGATCACTCATGATGACAATTATTACAACGAAGCAGATCGATTGTTTCAAATGAATTACGGAACCTTAAATCAAGTATCAACTCAAAAGAAAATCACCAAAAAATGA
- a CDS encoding non-ribosomal peptide synthetase, whose amino-acid sequence MFKASIDYIKENAEKFPEKPSVRVEDNYITYKELVGQVHVLSNHILDRGVLLQEYIVVYIDRSVDCIVSLLAVSNIGCIFVPIDPVHSENRISYILNDVKPAIVLSTSALADKLDYPKHKILCVDTLDFTQPDYTPVNVRILPAYGMYLLYTSGTTGNPKGVLVNHGGVENLLEEIKEEWPLEKNVLQFASLGFDASLPEWSGTLAKGGTVVMIKNRKLTLGNELLKLVQDQDIAFMKMPAAVLTTLNHEYPLPALETVVSAGDACNQDLVDRWGRNKEFYNCYGPTEGSIGTTRLQCFVGNDEVNIGKPAQNLYIYILDESLNPVKEGENGEIYIGGKGVSYGYLNRPDLTAEKFLPDPFNGVGTRMYKTGDLGSWLPDGNVAFKGRLDNQVKINGYRIELEEIIKKIKEMPAVLEASVIPVFEEKLQYMIAFYQSKEDTNLDEEIRKHLSKKLQDYSMPHKIQRIDKFELTVNGKVNTKYLHENYKELLEETSVDNEAVTVIVEEEDEFTKDLKAIWMNILKVDSIQNDSNFFDMGATSLDAAILMGEIEGKFEVAPSVLDLYENATFGSFKKFLEKFINVFN is encoded by the coding sequence ATGTTCAAAGCTTCTATAGATTATATAAAGGAAAATGCAGAAAAATTTCCTGAAAAACCTTCTGTCCGTGTAGAGGACAATTACATCACCTACAAAGAATTGGTAGGGCAAGTTCATGTATTATCCAACCATATTTTAGATCGTGGAGTTTTATTGCAGGAATATATTGTGGTGTATATAGACCGATCCGTAGATTGTATTGTAAGCTTGCTTGCAGTTTCAAATATCGGATGCATCTTCGTACCCATTGATCCTGTACATTCCGAAAACAGAATCTCTTACATTTTAAACGACGTAAAACCAGCCATAGTACTTTCAACATCAGCATTGGCTGACAAGTTAGACTATCCAAAACACAAGATTCTTTGCGTAGATACATTAGATTTTACGCAGCCCGATTATACACCTGTAAATGTTCGTATTTTACCAGCTTATGGAATGTATCTTCTGTATACATCTGGAACCACAGGAAATCCAAAGGGAGTATTAGTAAACCATGGTGGAGTTGAAAATTTATTAGAGGAAATTAAAGAAGAGTGGCCACTAGAGAAAAATGTACTGCAATTTGCCTCTTTAGGTTTTGATGCATCACTTCCAGAGTGGTCAGGAACCCTAGCCAAAGGAGGAACTGTAGTCATGATCAAAAACAGAAAACTGACCTTAGGAAACGAACTTCTGAAACTAGTACAAGATCAAGACATTGCTTTCATGAAAATGCCAGCAGCGGTTTTAACAACATTAAATCATGAATATCCACTACCAGCACTCGAAACTGTTGTAAGTGCAGGTGACGCATGTAACCAAGATTTGGTAGATAGATGGGGAAGAAATAAAGAGTTCTACAATTGTTACGGACCTACCGAAGGTTCCATAGGTACTACACGCTTACAATGTTTTGTAGGTAATGATGAAGTGAATATTGGAAAGCCGGCTCAAAATCTGTACATATATATTCTTGATGAGTCATTAAATCCTGTAAAAGAAGGCGAAAATGGAGAAATTTACATTGGAGGAAAAGGAGTTTCGTACGGGTATCTCAATCGCCCAGATTTAACAGCAGAAAAGTTTTTACCAGATCCATTTAATGGAGTAGGCACTCGAATGTACAAAACAGGAGATTTAGGGAGTTGGTTGCCAGATGGAAATGTAGCATTTAAAGGACGTTTAGACAATCAAGTAAAAATTAATGGTTACCGTATAGAACTTGAAGAAATCATTAAGAAAATTAAGGAAATGCCAGCAGTTTTAGAAGCTTCAGTCATTCCTGTCTTTGAAGAGAAACTTCAATACATGATTGCATTTTATCAATCAAAAGAAGATACAAACTTGGATGAGGAAATAAGAAAACATCTTTCCAAAAAATTACAAGATTATAGTATGCCTCATAAAATACAGCGTATTGACAAATTTGAACTGACCGTAAATGGAAAGGTAAATACCAAATATTTACATGAGAATTACAAAGAACTCTTAGAAGAAACTTCAGTTGATAATGAAGCTGTAACTGTTATTGTAGAGGAAGAAGACGAATTTACTAAAGATCTGAAAGCAATTTGGATGAATATTCTAAAAGTAGACTCCATTCAAAACGATAGTAATTTTTTCGATATGGGAGCAACTTCTTTAGATGCAGCTATTTTAATGGGAGAAATTGAAGGAAAGTTTGAAGTAGCTCCTTCTGTATTAGATTTATACGAAAATGCAACCTTTGGGAGTTTCAAGAAGTTTTTAGAAAAATTTATTAACGTATTTAATTAA
- a CDS encoding pyridoxal-phosphate dependent enzyme — MRIPNGFKEKTLKEYPALQQFYKSLAEPLFLEVETPEDHARIIAKCEYNHPGETIKAKVALAMIWKLLDNLEKPTNEITVLEYSGGGLSMALSKLCYLLGIKTVLVLMDKTPTSVLDVLRGNGAEIILTDAKKYGFYGVIEKARELKKEHPEWKFLYQHENRANYHFHYHVTGEEVLDQNYESIDAWVTSIGTGGTLIGVYDSLKRKYPQLQLYTNMPKEMPYAHDGPSNALPKFSGSGGLGCGKKQKFVEEREHEVVEHYLTSFEESQEEMIDFYAKTGTFIGSSSAANLFVAKKIAKKLGKDATVLTVFQSGALKEEKKKILESLNQTAK; from the coding sequence ATGAGAATTCCGAATGGATTTAAAGAAAAAACACTAAAAGAGTACCCAGCACTGCAACAGTTTTATAAGAGCCTAGCAGAACCTCTTTTTCTTGAAGTAGAAACACCCGAAGACCATGCTCGGATCATAGCAAAATGTGAGTACAATCATCCAGGTGAAACAATTAAAGCAAAAGTCGCATTGGCAATGATTTGGAAACTTTTAGACAACTTAGAAAAACCAACCAATGAAATTACCGTTTTAGAATATAGCGGTGGAGGTTTGTCTATGGCATTATCAAAGTTGTGTTATCTGCTCGGAATCAAAACGGTGTTGGTTCTTATGGATAAAACACCAACAAGTGTCTTGGACGTACTTAGAGGTAATGGAGCAGAAATAATTTTGACAGATGCCAAAAAATATGGCTTTTACGGAGTGATAGAAAAAGCCCGTGAATTGAAGAAAGAACATCCTGAATGGAAATTTCTGTACCAACATGAAAATAGAGCAAACTATCATTTTCATTATCACGTAACAGGTGAAGAAGTATTAGATCAAAATTACGAATCCATAGACGCTTGGGTCACTTCTATTGGTACAGGTGGTACGCTGATTGGTGTATATGATTCCTTAAAAAGAAAGTATCCTCAATTGCAACTTTACACGAATATGCCCAAAGAAATGCCGTATGCGCATGATGGTCCTTCAAATGCGTTACCAAAGTTCTCTGGCTCAGGTGGATTGGGATGTGGAAAAAAACAAAAGTTTGTAGAAGAGCGTGAGCATGAAGTAGTAGAACATTACTTAACCTCTTTTGAGGAATCACAAGAAGAAATGATAGATTTCTACGCAAAAACAGGAACATTCATAGGAAGTTCTTCAGCGGCAAACCTATTTGTAGCAAAAAAAATCGCAAAAAAACTAGGTAAAGATGCAACCGTATTAACAGTTTTTCAATCAGGAGCACTGAAAGAAGAAAAAAAGAAAATATTGGAATCTCTTAATCAAACAGCGAAATGA
- a CDS encoding penicillin acylase family protein, whose amino-acid sequence MRIIKLSFVLLLCMIWIFVTNYKYFPINSIGSLLSFKSGVIGIDNNEDITSLKLYNKDLEIKVDSFGIPYIYAKNNEDVAFGLGYMHAKDRYFQMELMAKLVQGELSEMIGVRGIRSDKLWKPYEFKRKSQEILEEYKRQSTDVYTYLNSYALGINTYLKENKINDPLYTIFGLEPQPWKPEYSILATWYMSRNLAYFDYHVERQELLDKLPQELLHILYPKSPKDLKTILSSQIDTTQIHEQPVTNVSVNSKAKSSPFVTGIGSNNWVVNSKKSKGDAALIANDPHMRLTFPASFYEVGLHGGQIQVYGYSIPGTPLVVSGHNEKIAWGITNGEWDMTDRYLLQTEKDSLYFYRGNWIPFEEKEYHIDVRGRSKITFKVQKTVHGFVKKEGDVSYAQYWHPEQKSHSIGAVYNAMRANNWKDFTTALKDYDYPPQNFIYADIYDTIGIITAGKLPIRPQGFEGGLLDGTKEPLKLEFSNQLVYEENPTSNYLFSANQQPIQNDKYYGAHWHKNDYRVNRIDRILQENDNWNLSSMKEMQLDEVDISYYHAKEVFKEVTFDKKYQYIMDVFEDWNADMTYDSRNAFIYDIFRQHVEKESKEYANSVLHVRQAPSMKSFLNYINAGVGNKQPKKEQLLSRILIRTDSMILAKKNLESIEKYKNGFFVFNASFLPGFGKKMPFQGGNKNTISLNEGVANPVFRSVYEMKKNNIKGYSILAGGQSGKMNSPNYEDQLLHWEKGKFKETQFSKDPNQLKNIMYTIRSK is encoded by the coding sequence ATGAGAATTATAAAATTAAGCTTTGTCCTTCTCTTATGCATGATTTGGATTTTTGTAACCAACTATAAATATTTTCCAATAAACAGTATAGGTTCGTTACTATCGTTCAAATCTGGAGTTATCGGAATTGATAACAACGAAGACATTACCTCTCTAAAACTATACAACAAGGATTTAGAAATTAAAGTAGACTCATTTGGGATTCCATATATCTATGCAAAAAATAATGAAGATGTTGCTTTTGGATTGGGCTATATGCATGCCAAAGATCGTTACTTTCAAATGGAATTAATGGCCAAATTAGTGCAAGGAGAACTCTCTGAAATGATTGGAGTGCGAGGAATCAGATCTGATAAATTGTGGAAACCATATGAATTTAAAAGAAAATCCCAAGAGATTCTAGAAGAATACAAACGACAAAGTACAGACGTATATACCTATTTAAATAGTTATGCTTTGGGAATCAATACGTATCTAAAAGAAAACAAAATAAACGATCCTTTATATACCATTTTTGGACTTGAACCTCAACCTTGGAAACCTGAATATTCTATTTTGGCAACATGGTATATGAGTAGAAACTTGGCGTATTTTGATTACCATGTAGAGCGACAGGAATTGTTAGATAAATTACCTCAAGAACTGTTACATATCTTATACCCTAAAAGTCCAAAAGATTTAAAAACCATCTTATCCTCTCAAATTGATACGACTCAAATACACGAGCAACCAGTAACGAATGTATCTGTTAACAGCAAAGCTAAAAGCTCACCGTTTGTTACCGGAATTGGAAGTAATAACTGGGTGGTAAATAGCAAGAAGTCAAAAGGCGATGCGGCACTGATAGCCAATGATCCACACATGCGATTAACATTTCCAGCATCGTTTTATGAAGTTGGTTTACATGGCGGTCAAATACAAGTATATGGGTATAGTATTCCAGGAACTCCTTTGGTAGTTAGTGGACATAATGAGAAAATAGCTTGGGGAATAACCAATGGAGAATGGGACATGACTGATCGTTATTTGTTGCAAACAGAAAAAGATAGCTTATATTTCTACAGAGGGAATTGGATTCCTTTTGAAGAAAAAGAATATCATATTGATGTAAGAGGTCGTTCAAAAATTACTTTCAAAGTTCAAAAAACCGTTCATGGTTTTGTAAAAAAAGAGGGCGATGTTTCCTATGCCCAATATTGGCATCCAGAACAAAAAAGTCATTCTATTGGTGCTGTGTATAATGCAATGAGAGCAAATAACTGGAAAGATTTCACCACTGCTCTAAAAGACTATGACTATCCTCCTCAGAATTTTATATATGCAGATATTTATGATACAATAGGAATCATTACAGCGGGGAAATTACCAATAAGACCTCAAGGTTTTGAAGGAGGTTTGCTAGATGGAACAAAAGAGCCACTAAAGCTTGAGTTTTCAAATCAATTAGTATACGAAGAAAACCCAACATCAAATTATCTTTTTTCTGCCAATCAACAACCAATCCAAAATGATAAATATTATGGCGCACACTGGCATAAAAATGACTACAGAGTAAATCGTATTGATCGTATTTTACAAGAGAATGACAACTGGAACCTTTCTAGCATGAAAGAAATGCAATTGGATGAAGTAGATATTTCATATTATCATGCCAAGGAAGTTTTTAAAGAGGTCACTTTTGACAAAAAATATCAATACATTATGGATGTATTTGAAGATTGGAATGCAGATATGACCTACGATTCTAGAAATGCATTCATTTATGATATTTTTAGACAACATGTAGAAAAAGAGTCGAAAGAATATGCAAACTCTGTGCTACATGTGAGGCAGGCACCTTCCATGAAATCCTTTTTAAATTATATAAACGCTGGAGTTGGAAATAAACAGCCTAAAAAAGAACAACTACTGTCCCGTATTTTAATAAGAACAGATTCAATGATCTTAGCCAAAAAAAATCTTGAATCAATTGAAAAATATAAAAATGGATTCTTCGTATTTAACGCTTCATTCTTACCCGGTTTTGGAAAAAAAATGCCATTTCAAGGGGGAAACAAAAATACTATCAGCTTAAATGAAGGAGTAGCTAACCCAGTTTTTCGATCTGTTTATGAAATGAAAAAAAACAACATAAAAGGGTATAGCATACTCGCTGGAGGACAAAGTGGCAAAATGAATTCTCCAAATTACGAAGATCAACTTCTTCATTGGGAAAAAGGAAAATTCAAAGAAACACAATTTTCCAAAGATCCAAATCAACTTAAAAATATCATGTATACCATTCGATCCAAATGA